TCTATTGCTAATGGTGGCTGGTGGACAGACCAAGATCATACAATATCCAGCCTGCTCACCCGTTCTTTAAAATCATTAAATATTAGTAATTTTCAGGATATAGAAGTATTAAATGCTTCAGCTAACTCTTGGAGTCCTAGAAACGAATTAGCCTATTTACAAAGATTTGGTAACTTTAACGCCCAAGTAGTCGTGTTATTAATTAATACCGATGATTTATTTGGGACTGCACCGACTTCTTTACCAGTGGGACGCGATCGCAATTACCCAGACAAAAAACCTCCCCTTGCATTGGCGGAAGTATGGCAACGGTATAGAATCAAACCAAAACCCATCCCCGAAATCAAAGCGGTGCAGAAAGAAACGGGGGATATAGTCGGGATTAATTTAGAGGCCATTAGCCAAATCCAAGCATTGTCTCGTGAAAACAATAGCGAATTTTTGCTGCTGATGACTCCCTTATTACGAGAAATTGGGGAACCAGGCCCCCGTGACTACGAAATTAAAACCCGTCAAAGACTGATTGAATTTACCCAATCGCAGCAAATTACCTATATAGATTTTTTACCGTTACTCAACGCACACCCAGATGCAAAAGCCTTGTATCAAGATCATATCCACTTCAACTTCCAAGGTAATCAGTTTCTTAGTCAAGTCATCGAGCGATCGCTTTTAGCAAAACTGAATGCTGAGACAAGATAAATCTAGTCTGTATAAGAAACTGTTGAGTGCGAAACAGGGTAAGTATTATTCCTTAAACCCCACTCCCCACTCCCTACTCCCGATTAAAGAGCATTCATAAACTGCTGAACCTTTTGCAAGAGTGGCTGAGATTCGATGGCTTTCGCTAAATCTTGAGCATTCTGGTAGTAAGACAGCGCTAACTTTTTGCGTTTGGTCTGAGCGTAACAGTTACCCATATTCAGCAGCGTGGAAATTTCACCCAGACAATCACCAATTTGTTGATAAATCGCGATCGCTTCCTGGTAATATTTCATCGCCTGACGGTGATTAGCCAACATATTGTAGGTAAAACCAATATTTTGTAGAGTTGTTCCTTCACCAGCGCGATCATTTATTGCCCGACGTGTCCACAAAACTTGATAGTAAAGTAACAGTGCTTTTTTAGGTTCTCCCAAATCACCATAGACAGAAGCAATATTATTTAAGGTAGTAGCTTCGCCCATGACATTCTTGACAGCGCGTTGAATTGGCAGCGCTGCTTGCAAAAATTGTAAAGCTTGCTCATACTTGCCTAAAGTGCTGTAAGCATAACCAATACCATTGAGGGTAGTGGCTTCACCAGAAAAATCGCCTAGTGTGCGACGCATCGCCAAAATTTGGTACTGTAGCAACAGCGATCGCTTGGGTTTGCCCAACTTGCTATAAATTAGTGCAACATCATTGAGAGTAGAAACTTCGCCGGGAATATCTTGCAAATCTCGGAAGATTCGTAATGCTTGATCAAAATACTCCAACGCTCGCGTCAAACGCCCCAAACGGCTGTAGGTAGAACCGAGATTGCTAAGTGCGATCGCCTCGGCTCGCCTGTTACCAAGTTCTGTAGCTACCAAACGGGCTTGCTGAAAACACTCTAACGCTTGTAGCGGTTGGCAACAACTCAGATGAGCCAAACCAATATCATTCAATGTATGGCCTTCTCTGGCTCGGTCTGGAATTGCTCTGGCTAACTGTAAATTTTCACTGGCAAAACTGAGATATTCTTGAAACTGCCCCTGTTTGTAGTAGCGGCTGGCTTCGTTACGGCGTTGTTCCCACTCTTGGACTTGATTAAAAGCTTGCGTCATCTGACCCCGGTTACACTCTGCGATGAATTGGCAAGTGATTTTTGGGAATGAACCCCTTGGAGGTTTCCCAAGTTTGAGTTAATTGTTATATTCTACCTTTAGAGATAAAAAATAAATAGAGTTTCAATAAAAAAATATATCTATAGGTACAAGACAGATGACCGTTGATACTTAATTGAAGCAATAGTAGAGAGCTGGCATACAACGTCTCTACATTCTTTCTGGGAAATATCTGATAAAAAGACGCGTAAATACAGACTTATTAATATTTATCTGTGTTTACCTGTGTTTATCTGTGGTTAATTACTTCTGACGAATCCAGAGAGCTAACCCACCCCCACGACCACGAGCCGCAATCAAATCTTCTGTCACTAAAAAGAAAGCAAAAAACGGTAGTTTAGCTATAGACT
This is a stretch of genomic DNA from Nodularia sp. LEGE 06071. It encodes these proteins:
- a CDS encoding tetratricopeptide repeat protein, which encodes MTQAFNQVQEWEQRRNEASRYYKQGQFQEYLSFASENLQLARAIPDRAREGHTLNDIGLAHLSCCQPLQALECFQQARLVATELGNRRAEAIALSNLGSTYSRLGRLTRALEYFDQALRIFRDLQDIPGEVSTLNDVALIYSKLGKPKRSLLLQYQILAMRRTLGDFSGEATTLNGIGYAYSTLGKYEQALQFLQAALPIQRAVKNVMGEATTLNNIASVYGDLGEPKKALLLYYQVLWTRRAINDRAGEGTTLQNIGFTYNMLANHRQAMKYYQEAIAIYQQIGDCLGEISTLLNMGNCYAQTKRKKLALSYYQNAQDLAKAIESQPLLQKVQQFMNAL
- a CDS encoding GDSL-type esterase/lipase family protein, which codes for MKLALIIILAAVGLCVVLEVGLRSLFGFGNPLIYITDPQIGYLLAPNQRTRRYGNRIAINQYSMRSAPIEKIPAPSTLRVLIIGDSIANGGWWTDQDHTISSLLTRSLKSLNISNFQDIEVLNASANSWSPRNELAYLQRFGNFNAQVVVLLINTDDLFGTAPTSLPVGRDRNYPDKKPPLALAEVWQRYRIKPKPIPEIKAVQKETGDIVGINLEAISQIQALSRENNSEFLLLMTPLLREIGEPGPRDYEIKTRQRLIEFTQSQQITYIDFLPLLNAHPDAKALYQDHIHFNFQGNQFLSQVIERSLLAKLNAETR